The region GAGAGCGTCGCCGGGCCGCAGATGCAGCGGGACTTCGATCAGTCCCTGGTGAACCTCAAGCAGCTCCTCGAGCGCCCCGCTTCGACCGGCTGAGGCCGAGCGTCAGCCGGCGCTGGCGCGGCCGGGGAGCCGCCGTGTCCGCCGCCAGGCCCGCATCGGCGGCCGGGCGGCCCAGCAGCCGCGCCAGCCGTGGCCGCAACAGCACGGCCAGTCCACCCATCACCAGCGCCCCCACGCCGAGCCCCAGCAGCAGCGCGATGGTCGGCGCGAGCGACTCGACCGACTGCGCGCCGGCCGTGCCCGTCTCCAGGACGCCGACCTCCATCACACTCGTGCCGACGCCGACCAGGATCATCGTGGGGATCACGTCTCCGATGAGCGCCACGGTGGCGTAGGTGCGGAAGCGCAGGCGGGTCAGCCCGACGCCGTAGCTGAGCACGTCCCAGAGCGGCGCCAGCACAACGCGGGCGAGGATCAACGCCTTCCAGGTGCCCAGGCGATCCAGCATCGGCTCGACGCGCCAGAGCGTCCGAGGGCCGAGCAGCCGCGCCACGACGCCCCGCCCGAA is a window of Chloroflexota bacterium DNA encoding:
- a CDS encoding TVP38/TMEM64 family protein, with translation MAEPDRQPPLERGGSRWSAVASLLGLVACGVAFFVAVQMIGAERLQAMVTASGPLAPVVFVLIKALTVVITPLSGTPLRLAAGALFGFWEGVALSVLASVLGGSINFWIARRFGRGVVARLLGPRTLWRVEPMLDRLGTWKALILARVVLAPLWDVLSYGVGLTRLRFRTYATVALIGDVIPTMILVGVGTSVMEVGVLETGTAGAQSVESLAPTIALLLGLGVGALVMGGLAVLLRPRLARLLGRPAADAGLAADTAAPRPRQRRLTLGLSRSKRGARGAA